A window of Sporichthya brevicatena contains these coding sequences:
- a CDS encoding acyl-CoA dehydrogenase family protein, which yields MPAVEGENEDRTALREAVRDVLADHASPEQVRAALDAGPSEALWSALVKVGLPTLHVGEELGGQGGSPGDLAAALEECGVALAPSPLLSVGVAVSLLAATGAPSVPALLADAAAGSVVTVALAEGSAGWLAAPGTSAVPAGDGWELTGVKCYVTDPVGARLVVSATTPDGPGLFVVEPGVATVEVHGGLDLLRPVGTVTLSSAPATLLLEGVPAAEALLTWSRTAAVLLAAEQVGLAQACLDLAVEYAKVRVQFGKPIGSFQAIKHLCADMLLAVEGSRSLLWSATGILDDGRGADPTDDEAELVCATTAGHCADAAVTVAQDCLQVHGGIGFTWEHVCHLYLRRAKADEVLFGSPSYWRERAVSVLERQVAAAAS from the coding sequence ATGCCCGCTGTGGAGGGCGAGAACGAGGACCGCACCGCGCTGCGCGAGGCCGTGCGCGACGTGCTGGCCGACCACGCGAGCCCCGAGCAGGTGCGGGCGGCGCTGGACGCCGGCCCGTCCGAGGCGTTGTGGTCCGCGTTGGTGAAGGTCGGGCTGCCGACGCTGCACGTCGGCGAGGAACTCGGCGGTCAGGGTGGATCGCCCGGTGACCTCGCCGCCGCGCTCGAGGAGTGCGGCGTCGCCCTCGCGCCGTCGCCGTTGCTGTCGGTGGGTGTCGCGGTCTCGTTGCTCGCGGCCACCGGTGCCCCGTCGGTGCCGGCGCTGCTCGCCGACGCGGCCGCGGGATCGGTCGTGACGGTCGCGCTCGCGGAGGGCTCCGCGGGCTGGCTCGCAGCCCCCGGGACGAGCGCGGTCCCGGCCGGCGACGGGTGGGAGCTCACCGGCGTCAAGTGCTACGTGACCGACCCGGTGGGCGCGCGGCTGGTCGTCAGCGCGACGACCCCCGACGGGCCCGGGCTGTTCGTGGTGGAGCCCGGCGTCGCCACCGTCGAGGTCCACGGCGGCCTCGACCTGCTGCGTCCGGTCGGGACGGTGACCCTGTCCTCCGCGCCCGCGACCCTGCTGCTCGAGGGCGTCCCCGCCGCCGAGGCGCTGCTGACCTGGTCGCGGACGGCGGCCGTCCTCCTCGCCGCTGAGCAGGTCGGCCTCGCGCAGGCGTGCCTCGATCTCGCCGTCGAGTACGCGAAGGTCCGCGTCCAGTTCGGCAAGCCGATCGGGTCGTTCCAGGCGATCAAGCACCTGTGCGCGGACATGCTCCTCGCCGTCGAGGGCTCACGCAGCCTGCTGTGGAGCGCCACCGGGATCCTCGACGACGGCCGCGGTGCCGACCCGACCGACGACGAGGCCGAGCTCGTCTGTGCCACCACCGCCGGCCACTGCGCCGACGCCGCCGTCACCGTCGCCCAGGACTGCCTCCAGGTCCACGGCGGCATCGGCTTCACCTGGGAGCACGTCTGCCACCTCTACCTCCGCCGTGCCAAGGCCGACGAGGTCCTCTTCGGCTCCCCGTCCTACTGGCGCGAACGCGCCGTCTCCGTCCTCGAGCGCCAGGTCGCCGCCGCCGCTTCCTGA